The DNA sequence AGCGCCTTGATCGGGCCCCGTCCGGGGATGGCGGTCATGTCGGGTTACCTCCTGCACACAGCCTGGCATCACCGAAGGTGTTGGCGGAAAGCAGAACCGGGCTTGTCAGCAACTCGTAAGAGTCAGCAGAGGTGCCCGGCTCCTGGTCACACCGCGTCGGCGGCGGCCCGGCCTGCTGCCCGGCCGGAGAAAAGGCAGCCGCCGAGGAACGTGCCCTCCAGCGCGTTGTACCCGTGCACGCCACCGCCGCCGAATCCGGCCACTTCACCGGCAGCGTACAAGCCGCCGATCGGGTTGCCGTCGTGGCCGAGCGCGCGGGACGACAGGTCGGTTTGGATGCCGCCCAACGTCTTTCGGGTCAGAATGTGCAGTTTGACGCCGATCAGCGGCCCGGCTTGCGGATCGAGGATCCGGTGCGGCGCCGCTGTCCGGCCGATCCGGTCGCCGATGTAGCGCCGGGAATTCCGAATACCTTGCACCTGAGCATCTTTGGAGTACGGGTTGGCCATCTGCAGATCCCGAGCAACGATCTGATCCCGGATGGTGGCCACGTCGAGCAGGGGTTCGTCGGTCAAAGTGTTCATCTTGGTGACGAGTTCCTCGATGGTGCCGGCCACCACGAAGTCGGCGCCGTGTTGTTTGAACGCCTCCACCGGCGCCGGAGCACCCTTGCTCAGCAGTCGCTCCTTGAGGAAACTCCGGCGATCGGAGTTGGTGATGTCGGGGTTCTGTTCGGAGCCCGACAGCGCGAACTCCCGCTCGATGATCTTCTGCGTGAGGATGAACCAGCTGTGGTCATAGCCGGCGATCTCCGGGGTGGTGCGCAGGTAGCGCAGTGTGCCCAAGGTGTCATAACCCGGCAGATACGGGAACGGCAACCGCCTGCCCAACGCGTCGAACCACATCGAGGACGGTCCGGGCAGGATCCGGATGGCGTGTTCGGGCCAGATCGGATCCCAGTTCTGGATGCCCTCGGTGTAGTGCCACATCCGGTCCCGGTTGACCAGGCGCACCCCCGAGCCGGCGGCGATGTCGAGCATCCTGCCGTCGACGTAAGCCGGGACCCCGGTGATCATCGACCGCGGCGCGGTACCCATGCGGGCCGGCCAGTATTGGCGCACGATGTCGTGGTTGCCGCCGATCCCGCCGGTGGTGATGATCACCGCCTGAGCCGCAATCTCGAACTCGCCCAACGCATCCCGGTTGGACGGAGCGCCACGCGGTGCGTCGTCAGCGGCCAGCACGGTACCCCGGACGCCAGTGGCGGATCCGCCGCTGATGACGAGTTCGTCGACCCGGTGGCGGTGGTGGAACGTGACCAGCCCACGGTCGGCGGCGGCCAGCGCCGAGTTGACGAACGGCTCGACCACACCGGTGCCAGTACCCCAGGCAACGTGGAACCGGGGCACCGAATTGCCGTGGCCGTCGGCGCGCAGGTCACCGCGCTCGGCCCAGCCCACCGTCGGCAGAAAGCTGATCCCGTGGCCCAGCAACCACGA is a window from the Mycolicibacterium anyangense genome containing:
- a CDS encoding FAD-binding dehydrogenase, with translation MDADVIVVGAGLAGLVATHELTSRGKRVALVDQENAANLGGQAFWSFGGLFLVDSPEQRRLGVKDSFELAWNDWRGSAQFDRIEDEDSWAVQWARAYVEFAAGEKRSWLLGHGISFLPTVGWAERGDLRADGHGNSVPRFHVAWGTGTGVVEPFVNSALAAADRGLVTFHHRHRVDELVISGGSATGVRGTVLAADDAPRGAPSNRDALGEFEIAAQAVIITTGGIGGNHDIVRQYWPARMGTAPRSMITGVPAYVDGRMLDIAAGSGVRLVNRDRMWHYTEGIQNWDPIWPEHAIRILPGPSSMWFDALGRRLPFPYLPGYDTLGTLRYLRTTPEIAGYDHSWFILTQKIIEREFALSGSEQNPDITNSDRRSFLKERLLSKGAPAPVEAFKQHGADFVVAGTIEELVTKMNTLTDEPLLDVATIRDQIVARDLQMANPYSKDAQVQGIRNSRRYIGDRIGRTAAPHRILDPQAGPLIGVKLHILTRKTLGGIQTDLSSRALGHDGNPIGGLYAAGEVAGFGGGGVHGYNALEGTFLGGCLFSGRAAGRAAADAV